The following proteins are encoded in a genomic region of Arachis stenosperma cultivar V10309 chromosome 4, arast.V10309.gnm1.PFL2, whole genome shotgun sequence:
- the LOC130974218 gene encoding chromatin modification-related protein EAF1 B-like isoform X3, with product MHGCNSGSALLVNAEVDSMGGVVDGGVGIGLKTSPRRAAIEKAQAELRQEYDVREERRRELEFLEKGGNPLDFKFGNAASVSVQSTSFTDQHHEQLVTSEAKGSFALTASPHGDSVDSSARPGAPSLSEPNTADNLLLFDGVNELAEGEKRSLHSSKRNNIAPSEQSSQIGGTQIAKETEDSAIFRPYARRNRSRPNHGRGASRDGKGLLSDANKQKEHIVPSVSKTKPASSNGEITNNQTTNHPVDNELPGVRAHQTIGSASVPEDKLDITSYRRNLKDQSILPSQDDASQKPIIVPPGEANVVEEKDPPAASADLDPPPSVSTTPPGNESCSGQPNGFGNLKVDKKGAPKEGQNANDALGMKYFDSESYTQTSLARDVHNDSDLCTNTKNVEANGSTIYHPSEFEMKLYSTGCEVLNERNMTNAGESGSTVADEHVDGFQNNSGQMVKSDNEILINNSCMKNMVNDSSNMEGVHDNDSTVSKSGKEESGVLVDHSCYVKESRSDRHQVIMDRSISETPQTASAETVTAAQPGYQPCSTYQLKLTDKAREDSILEEARTIEVKRRRIAELSIHTLPTQNYQKSHWGFLLEEMAWLANDFAQERLWKMTAAAQLCHRASFTSRLRSEKQNKSLGMKILSHNIAKAVMQFWHSVECDADDNLIGGLVESGTVDSSEASRDNRRNSDTVLEASKYMEGQHHVKKAALKVRAYALNFLKDNRSHGRSSQAEAPTTPEKISDSGTVDMSWEDNLSEESLFYTVPPSAMESYRKSVESHFLQCEKTGSSIQEEVETSMYDTPADFGSEEIAYDEDEAETSTYYLAAAYDGSRPPKSLQKRHKNRIKSYTNRSSEVGADLPYARYTTGTQPSTLFGKRPGSLHVGPIPIKRMRTASRQRVVSPFSGVSGTAQAQAKTDASSGDTSSFQDEQSTLHGSQIQKSVEVESAGEFEKPLPFDCAETSVKTKKKKLKNSGSTYDPAWQLDSVALNEQRDHSKKRLDSHHFESNGSSGLYGQHNVKKPKTMKQSLDNNFDNIAPVTNSIPSPAASQMSNMSNPSKFIRIISGRDRGRKSKALKVSAGQPGSGTPWSLFEDQALVVLVHDMGPNWELVSDAINSALQFKCIFRKPKECKERHKILMDRTAGDGADSAEDSGSSQSYPSTLPGIPKGSARQLFQRLREPMEEDTLKSHFDKIIKIGQRNDYRRNQNDNQDIKQLAPVHNSHMIALSQVCPNNLNGGVLTPLDLCDSNATSPELLSIGYQGSHAGGLPLSNHGSVPSALTTSGLNSPITPSSGMGLGNNLSSLSGPLTASVRDSRYGVPRTSPLSAEEQQRIQQYNQMMSGRNMQQSSMSVPGTHSGSDRGVRMLAGGNGMGMMGGVNRSIAMPRQGFQGMGSSSMLSSGGMISSSMVGLPSPVNVNTGVGAGPGNSMLRPREALHMMRPGHNQEHQRQMMVPELPMQVSQGNSQGVPAFSGMSSAFNNQTNPPPVQAYPAHAQQQHQLSQQQTHLSNSHPHLQGPNHATNSQQQVYAFRLAKERQLQQQQRYLQQQQQQFASSNSLIPHVQSQTQTPISSSPMQNSPQAQPQNSSQQVSLCPVTPSPPMTPISSQHQQQKHHLAQHGFSRNPGAGGLTNQTGKQRQRQAQQRQYQQPSRQHPSQPQHVQSQQQGKVPKGIGRGNMVAHQNRSVDPTHLNGLSIPPGSQTVEKGDQVMQMMQGQNHYPGSGLNSNPPSKPLGTAPSNHSQLQQKLQQSGPANTSSKQLQPILSTSDSSIQGQVSPTPSSHITSPTQPSVIASNHHQLKLQYQPESKQINQNQSNVQKMLQQNNQVHSESSNISQSDSPRVNRQPANGASHFNTNTAMSQGCMDSAGELTAVPTASQCKTSEPPFDSGISNLVTQVNSFGGTPVGGNSAGSEPPNISQGVVSRSLSTSLPSQPHNAVVQWQQQPLPSQQKSSTQSVLSQQPYQPAEIHQHPQQQQDKERHSPKDVALQHQPQQQVQHLQPGQSSLLIRSPNSEVE from the exons ATGCATGGATGTAACTCAGGTTCTGCTCTCCTTGTAAATGCTGAGGTTGATTCCATGGGAGGAGTTGTTGATGGTGGAGTTGGTATAGGTCTGAAAACCTCTCCGCGCCGAGCAGCTATTGAGAAGGCTCAAGCAGAGCTTAG ACAGGAGTATGACGTTCGTGAAGAAAGGAGAAGGGAATTAGAATTTCTTGAGAAA GGTGGGAATCCGCTGGACTTTAAGTTTGGAAATGCTGCTTCAGTTAGTGTACAGTCTACATCATTCACTGATCAGCACCATGAGCAGTTGGTGACCAG TGAAGCTAAAGGTAGTTTTGCATTGACTGCTTCTCCTCATGGTGACTCTGTTGATAGTAGTGCTCGACCAGGGGCTCCTTCTCTTAGTGAACCAAATACTGCTGATAACCTCTTACTTTTTGATGGTGTAAATGAGTTGGCCGAAGGTGAAAAGCGTTCTCTACATTCCAGTAAAAGGAATAATATTGCACCATCAGAACAGTCTTCTCAAATTGGTGGGACTCAAATTGCTAAGGAGACGGAAGATTCTGCTATTTTCCGCCCATATGCTCGAAGGAACAGGTCCAGACCAAATCATGGTCGGGGTGCTTCAAGGGATGGGAAAGGGTTACTATCGGATGCAAACAAACAAAAGGAGCACATTGTGCCTTCTGTTTCTAAGACAAAGCCTGCTAGTTCAAATGGTGAGATAACTAACAATCAGACAACTAATCATCCGGTGGATAATGAATTGCCTGGTGTCCGGGCTCATCAAACTATTGGTAGTGCTAGTGTTCCTGAAGACAAATTGGACATTACCTCATATAGAAGAAACTTAAAGGATCAATCTATTCTACCTTCTCAGGATGATGCTTCACAAAAACCTATTATTGTGCCTCCTGGGGAAGCAAATGTGGTTGAAGAGAAGGACCCACCAGCAGCTTCAGCTGATCTTGATCCTCCACCTTCTGTATCTACTACACCACCAGGAAATGAGTCTTGTTCTGGTCAGCCAAATGGATTTGGTAACTTGAAAGTAGACAAGAAAGGTGCACCAAAAGAAGGCCAAAATGCCAATGATGCACTAGGCATGAAGTATTTCGATTCAGAGTCCTACACACAAACTAGTTTAGCTAGAGATGTACATAATGATAGTGATTTGTGTACCAATACAAAGAATGTTGAAGCAAATGGAAGTACCATTTATCATCCAtcagagtttgagatgaaactGTATTCAACCGGTTGTGAAGTTTTGAATGAAAGGAATATGACTAATGCTGGCGAAAGTGGTTCTACTGTTGCTGATGAACATGTTGATGGTTTTCAAAATAATTCTGGTCAAATGGTCAAAAGTGACAATGAGATCCTTATCAATAACTCTTGCATGAAAAACATGGTGAATGATTCTTCCAATATGGAGGGAGTGCATGACAATGATTCTACAGTATCAAAATCTGGTAAAGAGGAAAGTGGTGTCTTGGTGGATCATTCCTGTTATGTCAAGGAAAGCAGATCTGACAGGCATCAAGTTATTATGGATAGGTCAATTTCAGAGACTCCTCAAACTGCTTCAGCTGAAACAGTCACTGCTGCTCAGCCTGGTTATCAACCTTGTTCTACATACCAGTTGAAGCTAACAGACAAGGCTCGtgaagattctattttagaagAAGCACGAACTATAGAG GTTAAGCGGAGGAGGATTGCTGAGTTATCAATTCACACGTTGCCCACACAGAACTACCAAAAATCTCATTGGGGTTTTCTCCTTGAGGAAATGGCATGGTTGGCAAATGATTTTGCCCAG GAGCGTCTTTGGAAGATGACTGCTGCTGCTCAATTGTGTCATCGAGCTTCTTTTACCTCCCGATTAAGATctgaaaaacaaaacaaaagtcTGGGAATGAAAATCTTGTCTCACAACATAGCAAAAGCTGTCATGCAGTTTTGGCATTCAGTTGAGTGTGATGCCGACGATAACCTAATTGGTGGTTTGGTTGAGTCTGGGACTGTTGATTCAAGTGAAGCATCTAGGGACAATAGAAGAAATTCTGATACAGTTCTG GAGGCAAGCAAATACATGGAAGGACAACATCATGTAAAGAAAGCTGCACTTAAAGTTCGTGCATATGCATTGAATTTTCTAAAGGATAATAGATCTCATGGAAGATCCTCTCAAGCTGAAGCACCCACAACACCTGAGAAGATATCTGACTCTGGGACTGTGGACATGTCATGGGAGGATAATCTTTCAGAA GAAAGTCTTTTCTACACGGTTCCTCCATCTGCCATGGAATCATATAGAAAATCTGTTGAATCTCACTTTCTACAATGCGAG AAAACTGGTAGTAGCATTCAGGAGGAGGTTGAAACATCTATGTATGACACCCCAGCAG ATTTTGGATCTGAAGAGATTGCATATGATGAGGATGAAGCAGAAACCAGTACTTACTATTTGGCTGCTGCTTATGATGGTAGCAGACCACCGAAATCTTTACAGAAACGGCATAAAAACAGGATAAAGTCTTACACTAATAGGTCCAGTGAAGTTGGAGCTGATTTGCCTTATGCACGCTATACAACTGGAACTCAGCCATCCACGCTGTTTGGAAAAAGGCCTGGTAGTTTACATGTTGGCCCAATACCAATAAAACGCATGCGTACAGCTTCTAGGCAGAGAGTTGTGAGTCCTTTCTCGGGGGTCAGCGGGACAGCACAGGCTCAAGCTAAGACAGATGCTTCGAGTGGAGATACCAGTTCCTTTCAGGATGAACAGAGTACTTTACATGGATCACAAATCCAGAAAAGTGTGGAGGTGGAGTCAGCTGGAGAATTTGAGAAGCCATTGCCTTTTGATTGTGCAGAAACATCTGttaaaacaaagaagaaaaagctaaAAAATTCG GGTTCTACATATGATCCGGCATGGCAATTGGATTCTGTTGCTCTAAATGAACAG AGGGATCATTCAAAGAAGAGATTGGATAGCCATCACTTTGAATCCAATGGTAGTAGTG GTTTATATGGGCAACATAATGTGAAGAAGCCAAAGACGATGAAGCAATCGCTTGATAACAATTTTGACAATATTGCTCCAGTGACTAATTCTATTCCTTCCCCAGCTGCTTCACAAATGAGCAACATGTCCAACCCAAGTAAATTTATTAGGATAATTAGCGGACGTGACAGGGGCAGGAAATCCAAAGCACTGAAG GTCTCTGCTGGACAGCCTGGTTCTGGAACCCCATGGTCACTATTTGAAGACCAG GCACTTGTTGTCTTGGTGCATGATATGGGTCCAAATTGGGAGCTTGTAAGTGATGCTATCAACAGTGCtcttcaattcaag TGTATCTTTCGGAAGCCAAAAGAATGCAAGGAGCGCCACAAGATTTTAATGGACAGAACTGCTGGCGATGGTGCTGATAGTGCTGAAGACTCGGGATCTTCTCAGTCTTATCCATCTACACTCCCAGGAATTCCAAAG GGTAGTGCCAGGCAGTTGTTCCAACGTTTGCGAGAGCCAATGGAGGAGGATACCCTGAAATCTCATTTTGATAAAATCATAAAGATTGGGCAGAGGAATGATTACCGTAGGAATCAG AATGATAACCAGGATATAAAACAATTAGCACCTGTCCATAATTCACATATGATTGCTCTTTCTCAAGTCTGCCCAAACAACTTGAATGGAGGTGTTTTAAC GCCGCTTGATCTCTGTGATTCAAATGCAACAAGCCCAGAGCTCCTATCCATTGGGTATCAAGGTTCTCATGCTGGCGGCTTACCATTATCAAATCATGGTTCTGTACCATCAGCCCTTACAACTTCTGGGTTGAACTCTCCTATTACACCGTCTTCTGGTATGGGTCTTGGAAATAACTTGTCTTCACTATCTGGTCCGTTGACTGCCTCTGTCAG GGATAGCAGATATGGAGTTCCAAGAACCTCACCTTTATCAGCAGAAGAACAGCAGAGAATACAACAATATAATCAGATGATGTCTGGCAGAAACATGCAGCAATCTAGCATGTCAGTTCCTGGAACTCATTCCGGAAGTGATCGTGGTGTTCGCATGTTGGCTGGTGGAAATGGTATGGGCATGATGGGTGGGGTGAACAGAAGCATTGCAATGCCAAGGCAGGGGTTTCAAGGGATGGGATCATCATCGATGCTCAGCTCTGGGGGCATGATTTCTTCCAGTATGGTGGGGTTGCCAAGCCCCGTAAATGTGAACACTGGAGTTGGTGCCGGACCAGGCAACTCAATGCTTAGACCTCGTGAGGCTCTGCATATGATGAGG CCTGGCCACAATCAAGAACATCAAAGGCAAATGATGGTTCCAGAACTACCAATGCAGGTCAGCCAAGGGAACAGTCAAGGTGTTCCAGCTTTTAGTGGGATGAGTTCTGCTTTTAATAATCAGACAAATCCACCACCTGTTCAAGCATACCCTGCTCATGCCCAGCAGCAGCATCAGTTGTCCCAGCAACAGACCCATCTCAGCAATTCTCATCCTCATCTTCAAGGTCCTAATCATGCTACGAATTCACAGCAACAAGTTTATGCATTCCGATTGGCAAAAGAAAGGCAACTACAGCAACAGCAGCGTTATctgcagcagcagcagcagcagttTGCCTCATCAAATTCACTGATTCCACATGTTCAGTCACAAACTCAGACACCCATATCATCATCACCTATGCAGAACAGTCCCCAAGCGCAACCACAAAATTCATCTCAACAAGTATCTCTTTGCCCTGTAACACCATCACCTCCTATGACTCCCATATCATCCCAGCACCAACAACAGAAGCATCACCTTGCACAACATGGATTCAGCAGGAATCCTGGTGCTGGCGGGTTGACTAATCAAACGGGGAAGCAACGGCAACGTCAGGCACAGCAGCGGCAGTATCAACAGCCTAGTAGGCAGCATCCTAGTCAGCCGCAGCATGTACAGTCTCAACAGCAAGGTAAAGTTCCGAAAGGAATTGGAAGAGGAAACATGGTGGCCCACCAGAATCGTTCTGTTGATCCTACACATCTAAATGGTCTCTCCATACCTCCAGGAAGTCAAACTGTTGAGAAAGGGGACCAAGTCATGCAGATGATGCAAGGCCAAAACCACTATCCTGGATCTGGTTTGAATTCAAATCCACCCTCGAAGCCATTGGGTACTGCTCCTTCAAATCATTCCCAGTTGCAGCAAAAGCTACAACAATCTGGACCAGCAAACACTTCATCAAAGCAATTGCAACCAATATTATCTACTTCTGATAGTAGCATTCAAGGGCAAGTTTCACCAACACCATCATCTCATATAACGTCACCTACACAGCCCTCTGTTATTGCTTCTAACCATCATCAACTGAAGCTACAGTATCAGCCAGAGTCTAAGCAAATTAATCAGAATCAATCAAATGTTCAGAAAATGCTGCAACAAAACAATCAGGTGCATTCTGAATCATCAAACATATCTCAATCTGATTCCCCTAGAGTCAACCGGCAGCCTGCAAACGGTGCTTCACATTTTAATACTAACACTGCAATGTCTCAGGGTTGTATGGATTCTGCTGGTGAGCTAACAGCTGTTCCTACGGCATCTCAATGTAAAACATCCGAACCTCCATTTGATTCCGGTATTTCCAATCTAGTTACACAGGTGAACTCTTTTGGGGGCACACCTGTTGGTGGAAATTCAGCTGGAAGTGAGCCACCAAATATTAGTCAAGGGGTGGTATCAAGATCGTTATCAACCAGCTTGCCTTCTCAGCCACATAATGCTGTGGTGCAGTGGCAGCAGCAGCCATTGCCTTCTCAACAGAAGTCTTCAACACAGTCTGTCCTGTCTCAACAGCCATATCAGCCAGCAGAAATACATCAGCATCCACAGCAGCAGCAAGATAAGGAGCGACATTCTCCCAAAGATGTGGCTTTGCAACATCAACCCCAGCAGCAAGTGCAACATTTACAACCAGGGCAGAGCAGTTTGCTTATCCGTTCACCTAATTCTGAAGTGGAATGA